One stretch of Serinicoccus hydrothermalis DNA includes these proteins:
- a CDS encoding small basic family protein, protein MIPVLGLVVGVVLGLVISPEVPGWLQPYLPIAVIAAMDAVFGAARASLEGIFNDRVFVISFLSNVVVAALIVFLGNQLGVGAQLSTGVVVVLGLRIFSNVAAIRRHLLGA, encoded by the coding sequence ATGATCCCCGTCCTCGGCCTGGTGGTCGGCGTCGTCCTCGGCCTGGTGATCAGCCCGGAGGTGCCCGGCTGGTTGCAGCCGTACCTTCCCATCGCGGTGATCGCCGCGATGGACGCCGTCTTCGGTGCGGCGCGGGCGTCGCTGGAGGGCATCTTCAACGACCGCGTCTTCGTCATCTCCTTCCTGTCCAACGTGGTCGTCGCCGCGCTCATCGTCTTCCTCGGCAACCAGCTCGGCGTCGGCGCCCAGCTCTCGACCGGCGTGGTCGTGGTGCTGGGCCTGCGGATCTTCTCCAACGTCGCCGCCATCCGACGACATCTGCTCGGTGCCTGA
- a CDS encoding D-2-hydroxyacid dehydrogenase yields the protein MTGPRPRVVVLTAPGLAAPSQLDAAAAELDVEVEVVQAEELARALPGARALFLWDFFSAAVQDAWPAADVLEWIHVAAAGVDSLLFEDLRRSDVTVTNAHGVFDRPIAEFVLASILAHAKRLHESMRLQREHEWAHRETTRVQGQRVLVVGTGGIGREIARLLRAVGCEVRGAGRREREDDPDFGTVVRSDELAEHVGWADHVVNATPLTPQTRGLLDGAVFAAMRPEAHVVNIGRGASLVEADLLAALREGRLAGASLDVFGTEPLPDDSPLWDAPGLVASAHLSGDVVGWRDRLAEQFVANLRRWRAGEPLTGVVDTRLGYVPGRDSGSGSEGAS from the coding sequence GTGACCGGACCCCGCCCGCGCGTCGTCGTGCTCACCGCTCCCGGCCTCGCCGCCCCGTCCCAGCTGGATGCGGCGGCTGCCGAGCTGGACGTCGAGGTCGAGGTGGTGCAGGCCGAGGAGCTGGCCCGGGCGCTGCCCGGGGCGCGCGCCCTCTTCCTCTGGGACTTCTTCTCCGCCGCGGTCCAGGACGCGTGGCCGGCGGCGGACGTCCTGGAGTGGATCCACGTGGCGGCCGCCGGGGTCGACAGCCTCCTCTTCGAGGACCTGCGGCGCTCGGACGTCACCGTCACCAACGCCCACGGCGTCTTCGACCGACCGATCGCCGAGTTCGTCCTCGCCAGCATCCTGGCCCACGCGAAGCGGCTGCACGAGAGCATGCGCCTGCAGCGGGAGCACGAGTGGGCCCACCGCGAGACCACCCGGGTGCAGGGGCAGCGGGTGCTGGTCGTGGGCACCGGGGGGATCGGCCGGGAGATCGCGCGGCTGCTGCGGGCCGTGGGGTGCGAGGTGCGCGGCGCCGGCCGCCGCGAGCGCGAGGACGACCCTGACTTCGGCACGGTCGTGCGCAGCGACGAGCTCGCCGAGCACGTCGGCTGGGCCGACCACGTGGTCAACGCCACCCCGCTGACGCCGCAGACGCGGGGGCTGCTCGACGGTGCCGTCTTCGCGGCGATGCGCCCGGAGGCGCACGTGGTCAACATCGGCCGGGGGGCCAGCCTCGTGGAGGCGGACCTGCTCGCGGCCCTCCGCGAGGGTCGCCTCGCGGGAGCCTCGCTGGACGTCTTCGGGACCGAGCCGCTGCCGGACGACTCGCCCCTGTGGGACGCGCCGGGGCTGGTGGCCTCCGCGCACCTGTCCGGCGACGTGGTGGGCTGGCGGGACCGCCTGGCCGAGCAGTTCGTCGCCAACCTGCGGCGGTGGCGCGCGGGGGAGCCGCTGACCGGCGTCGTCGACACCCGCCTCGGGTATGTCCCCGGCCGGGATTCGGGGTCGGGCTCCGAGGGGGCCTCGTGA
- the gcvH gene encoding glycine cleavage system protein GcvH produces the protein MSSLEYPDDLRYTTDHEWIRDVGDGTVRVGITSYAQDALGDVVYVSLPSVGEQVAPGDSCGEVESTKSVSDIYAPLAGEVTAVNELLDATPELVNTDSYGDGWMYEMSLSDPSVLDTLLDTDAYQAQLD, from the coding sequence ATGAGCAGCCTGGAGTACCCCGACGACCTGCGCTACACCACCGACCACGAGTGGATCCGCGACGTCGGCGACGGCACGGTCCGCGTGGGGATCACGTCCTACGCGCAGGACGCGCTCGGCGACGTCGTCTACGTCTCGCTGCCTTCGGTGGGCGAGCAGGTGGCCCCGGGCGACTCGTGCGGCGAGGTGGAGTCCACGAAGTCGGTGAGCGACATCTACGCCCCGCTCGCCGGTGAGGTCACGGCGGTCAACGAGCTCCTCGACGCGACTCCCGAGCTGGTCAACACCGACAGCTACGGCGACGGCTGGATGTACGAGATGAGCCTGTCCGACCCCTCCGTGCTGGACACCCTCCTGGACACCGACGCCTACCAGGCCCAGCTCGACTGA
- a CDS encoding CDP-alcohol phosphatidyltransferase family protein: MTGVQGERSGPAPEHRVLLVTNRLWTVPNLLSMLRLALVPFFVWTLVERELGWAALVLVVAGASDFADGKIARHYGITSRLGQVLDPVADRLYIAATVLGLAAVDVIPWWLVGVLFARETLIVLMYPVVRHHRLPIPEVTFVGKAATFNLLGGFPLLLLGHVEGWWTVLALACGWALVWWGTVLYWVTGLTYAWQVADMVGQRRRSAGADR; this comes from the coding sequence ATGACGGGCGTCCAGGGGGAGAGGTCCGGCCCGGCGCCGGAGCACCGCGTGCTGCTCGTGACCAACCGGCTCTGGACCGTCCCGAACCTGCTGTCGATGCTGCGCCTCGCGCTGGTCCCGTTCTTCGTGTGGACGCTCGTCGAGCGGGAGCTCGGCTGGGCGGCGCTCGTGCTCGTGGTCGCCGGCGCGTCCGACTTCGCCGACGGGAAGATCGCCCGGCACTACGGCATCACGAGCCGGCTGGGGCAGGTGCTGGACCCCGTCGCCGACCGCCTCTACATCGCCGCCACCGTGCTCGGGCTGGCTGCCGTGGACGTCATCCCCTGGTGGCTGGTGGGCGTGCTCTTCGCCCGCGAGACGCTCATCGTCCTCATGTACCCGGTCGTGCGGCACCACCGCCTGCCCATCCCCGAGGTCACCTTCGTCGGCAAGGCGGCGACCTTCAACCTGCTCGGCGGTTTCCCGCTGCTGCTGCTCGGGCACGTCGAGGGATGGTGGACGGTGCTCGCCCTGGCCTGCGGCTGGGCGCTGGTGTGGTGGGGCACGGTGCTCTACTGGGTGACCGGCCTCACCTATGCCTGGCAGGTCGCCGACATGGTGGGCCAGCGCCGTCGCTCCGCCGGGGCCGACCGATGA
- a CDS encoding amidase — protein sequence MSTLRPTVCELSAAYADGSTTPLEATERALEAIERLDPLVHAMVLVDREGALEAARASTRRWADGAALGPADGIPTTIKDILLTRGWPTLRGSLLIEEGGPQDWPEDAPAVARLRAAGCVLLGKNSTPEFAWKGVTDSLRHGHTGNPWDPTLTSGGSSGGAAAAVALGMGAWSVGTDGGGSVRIPASFTGTVALKPTYGRIPLFPASPYGTLSHAGPITTCVDDAALMLDLVGRPDPRDWSALPEPPASFWEGLEDGVEGLRVAVSPRLGLDVDNDPEVEEAVLAAAQQLAEDGAQVEQVDPGISDPVDAFHVLWFSGAAKVIEAYGPGALDRVDPGLREAVLRHGEGASASAYLDATAVRMELGRRMGIFHETYDVLLTPTMPIPAFELGHQAPGGGEALWTSWTPYTYPFNMTQQPALSVPCGLTAQGRPIGLQVVGARHDDARVLRVGRAVERRAPAGLPPMLSDPAPEGRGERA from the coding sequence GTGAGCACCCTGCGCCCGACGGTGTGCGAGCTGTCCGCCGCGTACGCCGACGGGTCGACCACGCCGCTGGAGGCGACCGAGCGCGCGCTGGAGGCCATCGAGCGGCTCGACCCGCTCGTGCACGCGATGGTCCTGGTGGACCGCGAGGGGGCGCTGGAGGCGGCTCGCGCCTCGACCCGGCGCTGGGCCGACGGGGCCGCGCTCGGCCCGGCCGACGGCATACCGACGACCATCAAGGACATCCTGCTCACCCGGGGCTGGCCGACCCTGCGGGGCAGCTTGCTCATCGAGGAGGGCGGTCCGCAGGACTGGCCCGAGGACGCGCCCGCCGTGGCGCGGCTGCGCGCGGCCGGGTGCGTGCTGCTCGGCAAGAACAGCACGCCCGAGTTCGCCTGGAAGGGCGTGACCGACTCGCTGCGGCACGGGCACACCGGCAACCCGTGGGACCCCACGCTCACCTCCGGCGGGTCCAGCGGCGGGGCCGCGGCGGCGGTCGCGCTCGGGATGGGCGCCTGGTCGGTCGGCACCGACGGGGGCGGGTCGGTGCGCATCCCGGCCTCCTTCACCGGCACGGTCGCGCTCAAGCCGACCTACGGCCGGATCCCGCTCTTCCCGGCCAGCCCTTACGGCACCCTCTCGCACGCCGGCCCCATCACCACCTGCGTGGACGACGCCGCGCTCATGCTCGACCTCGTCGGCCGCCCCGACCCGCGCGACTGGTCGGCCCTGCCCGAGCCGCCCGCATCTTTCTGGGAGGGCCTCGAGGACGGGGTGGAGGGCCTGCGGGTGGCGGTCTCGCCGCGCCTGGGCCTCGACGTCGACAACGACCCGGAGGTCGAGGAGGCGGTGCTGGCCGCGGCGCAGCAGCTCGCCGAGGACGGTGCGCAGGTCGAGCAGGTGGATCCCGGCATCTCCGACCCGGTGGACGCCTTCCACGTGCTCTGGTTCAGCGGGGCCGCCAAGGTGATCGAGGCCTACGGGCCGGGCGCGCTGGACCGGGTCGACCCCGGGCTGCGCGAGGCGGTGCTGCGCCACGGTGAGGGGGCGAGCGCGAGCGCCTACCTCGACGCGACGGCGGTCCGCATGGAGCTGGGGCGCCGGATGGGGATCTTCCACGAGACCTACGACGTGCTCCTCACGCCCACCATGCCGATCCCCGCGTTCGAGCTCGGGCACCAGGCCCCCGGTGGCGGCGAGGCGCTCTGGACGTCGTGGACGCCCTACACCTACCCCTTCAACATGACCCAGCAGCCGGCGCTGTCCGTGCCCTGCGGCCTCACGGCGCAAGGTCGCCCGATCGGGCTGCAGGTGGTCGGGGCCCGGCACGACGACGCGCGGGTGCTGCGGGTGGGCCGCGCGGTCGAGCGGCGCGCGCCGGCGGGTCTGCCGCCGATGCTGTCCGACCCAGCCCCGGAGGGACGAGGAGAACGAGCATGA
- a CDS encoding M20 family metallopeptidase: MTPGGTAALDTITAERLVPLAQALVRAPGANPPGQEAATAAVLADLAQQLHLEVEQHEVAPGRPNVRVTLPGQNGPGLLFLGHTDVVPPGELADWSDDPYAGGVVDGRLVGRGSADMKGGLAAVLLALAMVRESGIVPSGPVLLDALCDEEQNGLGIRDLVAGPRPDLLGCVVAEPTDLTTVVAARGASYLHVEVRGVAAHAGRPEDGRNAIGGAAQVVADLERWHEELRGDVHPLVGPATLNVGVIAGGTSGSAVPDLCRVEVDRRLLPGEPVEAVLETLRGRLERLDLGSRGLTWTLSSPMDMPGFETPPEHRFVTRVDGAMSAAGRGAAPLAGWTAACDGGFVADAWGIPVVVQGPGSVSDQAHRPDESVAVEELVVAARGYARTVLELMQPTGLV, encoded by the coding sequence GTGACCCCGGGCGGGACCGCTGCCCTCGACACGATCACGGCCGAGCGTCTGGTCCCGCTGGCCCAGGCGCTGGTCCGGGCACCGGGGGCCAACCCTCCCGGGCAGGAGGCGGCCACCGCCGCCGTGCTCGCCGACCTCGCTCAGCAGCTGCACCTCGAGGTGGAGCAGCACGAGGTGGCGCCCGGTCGCCCCAACGTGCGCGTCACGCTCCCCGGGCAGAACGGTCCCGGCCTGCTCTTCCTCGGGCACACCGACGTCGTGCCGCCGGGCGAGCTCGCGGACTGGAGCGACGACCCGTATGCCGGTGGCGTGGTCGACGGGCGGCTGGTCGGGCGCGGGAGCGCCGACATGAAGGGCGGACTGGCCGCCGTCCTGCTGGCCCTGGCCATGGTGCGCGAGAGCGGGATCGTCCCCTCCGGGCCCGTGCTCCTCGACGCGCTGTGCGACGAGGAGCAGAACGGCCTGGGCATCCGGGACCTCGTCGCCGGCCCCCGTCCGGACCTGCTGGGCTGCGTCGTGGCGGAGCCCACCGACCTGACCACGGTGGTCGCGGCACGGGGCGCGTCCTACCTGCACGTCGAGGTGCGCGGCGTCGCGGCCCATGCCGGTCGCCCCGAGGACGGCCGCAACGCCATCGGCGGCGCCGCGCAGGTCGTCGCCGACCTGGAGCGCTGGCACGAGGAGCTGCGCGGCGACGTCCATCCCCTCGTCGGGCCGGCGACGCTCAACGTGGGCGTCATCGCCGGCGGGACCTCGGGCTCGGCGGTCCCCGACCTGTGCCGGGTCGAGGTGGACCGGCGGCTGCTCCCCGGCGAGCCGGTCGAGGCGGTGCTCGAGACCCTGCGGGGCCGGCTGGAGCGGCTCGATCTCGGCTCGCGCGGCCTGACCTGGACCCTGTCCTCCCCCATGGACATGCCGGGCTTCGAGACCCCGCCGGAGCACCGCTTCGTCACCAGGGTCGACGGGGCGATGAGCGCCGCCGGCCGCGGCGCCGCTCCCCTCGCGGGCTGGACCGCCGCCTGCGACGGCGGCTTCGTCGCGGACGCGTGGGGCATACCGGTCGTGGTCCAGGGCCCCGGGTCCGTGTCCGACCAGGCGCACCGTCCGGACGAGTCGGTCGCGGTCGAGGAGCTCGTCGTCGCCGCCCGCGGCTACGCGCGCACCGTCCTGGAGCTCATGCAGCCCACGGGGCTGGTCTAG
- a CDS encoding PLP-dependent aminotransferase family protein, whose amino-acid sequence MTTDTPTTLPLGSRADYLVGSVIDSSTSLLAKQTHDIVRFAMGSPAAEAIPTEQLGEAARTGLTGADAFDYAATEGDPPLRTALLEMLEGTTDATTDERLTITAGGMQGLDLAAKLFIDPGDLVTVESPTYTNGSATALAYQAELAEIEVDEDGMSIDALRVAVDRAGRTPKLIYTVPTFQNPSGTSMSLARRQELLELARGWGSVVLDDDPYGMLRFAGDPVPSLHELADGDPLVFSVRTFSKIIAPGLRVGWVDADPSLGQLLIHAKQSMDTCTNLPAQRMVAEFLRAGHLEEHLATQRLEYRRRKEAMQEALTEHLSGRATWTDPEGGFFLWVSFGTGLDTEALFETALADGVAYIPGNAFSPGRRFPHDLRLCFASTPPDRIREGVARLARAVDAVEAR is encoded by the coding sequence ATGACGACCGACACCCCGACCACGCTGCCGCTGGGCTCCCGCGCCGACTACCTCGTCGGCTCGGTGATCGACTCCAGCACCTCGCTGCTGGCCAAGCAGACCCACGACATCGTCCGCTTCGCCATGGGCAGCCCCGCCGCCGAGGCGATCCCCACCGAGCAGCTCGGGGAGGCGGCCCGCACCGGCCTCACCGGCGCCGACGCCTTCGACTACGCCGCGACCGAGGGCGATCCGCCGCTGCGGACCGCGCTGCTGGAGATGCTGGAGGGCACCACGGACGCGACCACCGACGAGCGGCTCACCATCACCGCCGGCGGCATGCAGGGCTTGGACCTGGCCGCCAAGCTCTTCATCGACCCGGGCGACCTCGTGACGGTCGAGTCGCCGACCTACACCAACGGCAGCGCCACCGCCCTGGCCTACCAGGCCGAGCTCGCCGAGATCGAGGTCGACGAGGACGGGATGTCGATCGACGCCCTGCGCGTGGCCGTGGACCGGGCGGGCCGCACCCCCAAGCTCATCTACACCGTGCCCACCTTCCAGAACCCCTCGGGCACCTCGATGTCGCTCGCCCGACGGCAGGAGCTGCTGGAGCTGGCCCGCGGGTGGGGCAGCGTCGTCCTCGACGACGACCCCTACGGCATGTTGCGCTTCGCCGGCGACCCTGTGCCCAGCCTGCACGAGCTCGCCGACGGCGACCCCCTCGTGTTCTCGGTGCGCACCTTCTCCAAGATCATCGCCCCCGGGCTGCGGGTCGGGTGGGTCGACGCCGACCCCTCGCTCGGCCAGCTGCTCATCCACGCCAAGCAGTCGATGGACACCTGCACCAACCTCCCGGCCCAGCGGATGGTCGCCGAGTTCCTCCGCGCCGGGCACCTGGAGGAGCACCTCGCCACCCAGCGGCTGGAGTACCGCCGGCGCAAGGAGGCCATGCAGGAGGCCCTCACCGAGCACTTGTCCGGGCGGGCGACCTGGACCGACCCCGAGGGCGGCTTCTTCCTCTGGGTCAGCTTCGGCACCGGGCTCGACACCGAGGCGCTCTTCGAGACCGCGCTCGCCGACGGCGTGGCCTACATCCCCGGCAACGCCTTCTCCCCCGGCCGCCGCTTTCCGCACGACCTGCGGCTGTGCTTCGCCTCGACGCCCCCGGACCGGATCCGCGAGGGGGTTGCCCGGCTCGCGCGCGCCGTCGACGCCGTGGAGGCCCGGTGA
- a CDS encoding DUF881 domain-containing protein: protein MTEEQTRPDAPGGPPGRRGIPRPRVRRRASPTQAEARQRLRRFGRFRPTRGQLTAALLTGLLGVALVAQARVTEEAGLEQLRETELVALLDDVTSRAQSLGEEVDQLEADRTRLLGSEGDAAAADAARERLESYQILAGTVPVQGPGITVIVDDGGSVVTQTMVLDGIQELRDAGAEAIQVGRVRVVASSYVSTDDEGEVLLDGQRLGSPYTITAVGDAHTLAGAMAIPGGFSDSLRSAGAEVTVVEADTVVIDALHEPIQPRYAQPVPSTEDP from the coding sequence GTGACCGAGGAGCAGACCCGACCCGACGCACCCGGAGGCCCTCCCGGCCGCCGGGGCATCCCGCGGCCCCGCGTGCGCCGACGCGCGAGCCCGACCCAGGCCGAGGCCCGGCAGCGGCTGCGCAGGTTCGGCCGCTTCCGCCCGACCCGGGGGCAGCTGACGGCCGCGCTGCTCACCGGGCTGCTCGGCGTCGCCCTCGTGGCGCAGGCGCGGGTCACCGAGGAGGCCGGGCTGGAACAGCTGCGGGAGACCGAGCTGGTGGCCCTGCTCGACGACGTCACCAGCCGCGCCCAGTCCCTGGGCGAGGAGGTCGACCAGCTCGAGGCCGACCGCACCCGGCTGCTCGGGTCCGAGGGTGACGCCGCGGCCGCCGACGCGGCGCGCGAGCGCCTGGAGTCCTATCAGATCCTCGCCGGGACCGTGCCGGTGCAGGGCCCGGGCATCACCGTCATCGTCGACGACGGGGGCTCGGTCGTGACCCAGACCATGGTGCTGGACGGCATCCAGGAGCTGCGCGACGCCGGTGCCGAGGCGATCCAGGTCGGCCGGGTGCGCGTGGTCGCGTCGTCCTACGTGAGCACCGACGACGAGGGCGAGGTCCTCCTCGACGGCCAGCGGCTGGGCTCGCCCTACACGATCACGGCGGTCGGGGACGCGCATACCCTGGCGGGGGCCATGGCGATCCCCGGCGGCTTCTCCGACTCGCTGCGCAGCGCCGGTGCAGAGGTGACCGTCGTCGAGGCCGACACGGTTGTCATCGACGCGTTGCACGAGCCGATCCAGCCTCGTTACGCTCAGCCTGTGCCCTCGACCGAGGATCCCTGA
- a CDS encoding Asp/Glu racemase: MQDSLTVRGARPRPGDATSRPGTALREPGVGVVVPYDFALDRELWRWCPPEATLHLTRTPHLPLPVGLAQARAVRAPGAVGQATHDLSTVRPSVVAYACTSGSFVAGPSGEVALREAIVEAGAPAAVTTSGAAVAALHATGAHRVSIVTPYDESVTDSLGRFLTGAGLEVASAGHLGLVGEIWTVPGSVTADLVRDTVCPDAEAVFVSCTNLRTYDLLAPLEAELGIPVLSANQVTLWQALGAIGLSAVGPGQSLLAHRPGLGAGSTISSSDERQG; this comes from the coding sequence GTGCAGGACAGCCTGACCGTGCGTGGAGCACGACCGCGACCGGGAGACGCGACGTCCCGACCCGGGACCGCGCTGCGGGAGCCGGGGGTCGGCGTGGTGGTCCCCTACGACTTCGCCCTCGACCGCGAGCTGTGGCGCTGGTGCCCGCCGGAGGCCACCCTGCACCTCACCCGCACGCCGCACCTGCCGCTGCCGGTCGGCCTGGCCCAGGCCCGCGCGGTCCGCGCGCCCGGCGCCGTCGGCCAGGCCACGCACGACCTGTCCACGGTGCGTCCCTCGGTCGTCGCCTACGCCTGCACCTCGGGCAGCTTCGTGGCGGGACCGAGCGGTGAGGTGGCGCTGCGCGAGGCGATCGTCGAGGCCGGCGCCCCGGCGGCGGTCACCACGAGCGGGGCCGCGGTCGCGGCCCTGCACGCCACGGGTGCGCACCGGGTGAGCATCGTCACCCCTTACGACGAGTCCGTCACCGACAGCCTGGGACGGTTCCTCACCGGGGCCGGGCTGGAGGTCGCCTCCGCGGGTCACCTGGGCCTGGTCGGGGAGATCTGGACCGTGCCGGGGTCCGTGACCGCCGACCTGGTGCGCGACACGGTATGCCCGGACGCCGAGGCGGTCTTCGTGTCCTGCACCAACCTGCGCACCTACGACCTCCTAGCACCGCTCGAGGCCGAGCTCGGCATACCCGTGCTCAGCGCCAACCAGGTCACCCTCTGGCAGGCGCTCGGGGCGATCGGGCTGAGCGCGGTCGGCCCGGGGCAGAGCCTGCTCGCGCACCGTCCCGGGCTCGGGGCGGGCTCGACCATCAGCAGCAGCGACGAGAGGCAGGGATGA
- a CDS encoding DUF3830 family protein, which yields MSRYVTVTLEQRGVTCRARLLDEEAPRTCAAVWDMLPVSAQVYHGKYARNEIYTLVPHPGQEHEPGRENTTITPIPGDLCWFTFDGDQLGNAAYGYETQEDHRAAGRGGLVDLAVFYGRNNLLVNGDQGWVPGNVFGEVVEGLAEMAAACQDLWMGGVRGERLTLARAED from the coding sequence ATGAGCAGGTACGTCACCGTCACCCTCGAGCAGCGGGGGGTCACCTGCCGCGCCCGGCTCCTGGACGAGGAGGCGCCGCGCACCTGCGCGGCGGTGTGGGACATGCTGCCGGTGAGCGCGCAGGTCTACCACGGCAAGTACGCCCGCAACGAGATCTACACCCTGGTGCCGCACCCGGGGCAGGAGCACGAGCCCGGCCGGGAGAACACCACGATCACCCCCATCCCGGGCGACCTGTGCTGGTTCACCTTCGACGGGGACCAGCTCGGCAACGCGGCCTACGGCTACGAGACGCAGGAGGACCACCGCGCCGCGGGCCGCGGCGGGCTCGTGGACCTGGCGGTCTTCTACGGGCGCAACAACCTGCTCGTCAACGGGGACCAGGGCTGGGTGCCCGGCAACGTCTTCGGCGAGGTCGTCGAGGGTCTCGCCGAGATGGCCGCCGCGTGCCAGGACCTCTGGATGGGCGGCGTCCGCGGCGAGCGCCTCACCCTGGCCCGCGCCGAGGACTGA
- a CDS encoding M24 family metallopeptidase: MSALTEITEAAQTADPHTLRPEHERRMERTQEVLRERGLDALVVTDPANLYYLTGYNAWSFYMPQALLVPAEGEAHLVLRAMDAKGGHHTATLPRERIHGYPEHYVHRHDIHPWEWIAATGREVGALPGGRGTIAMELDAHFFSPRAYLAFGATLPEAELVDSRELVNWLRVVKSDTEIALLRAAGEVTVRAMTAAIEALRAGRRQCDVVAQIQHAQAHGTEALGGDYPAIVPMLPSGETAGTPHLTWVEEPLRQGEATTVELAGVHRRYHVPLARTVSLGAPPPRLARTAEGTGLALDAALRTMHPGATAADVHAAFIAELTRHGLRKDSRIGYSIGIGYPPDWGERTVSLRAEDPTVLEPGMCFHMILGMWMDGWGYETSESVLVTDAGPELLAPLDQGLVIH; encoded by the coding sequence ATGAGCGCGCTCACCGAGATCACCGAGGCCGCCCAGACGGCCGACCCCCACACGCTGCGCCCCGAGCACGAACGACGGATGGAGCGCACCCAGGAGGTGCTGCGCGAGCGGGGGCTGGACGCCCTGGTCGTCACCGACCCGGCGAACCTCTACTACCTCACCGGCTACAACGCGTGGTCGTTCTACATGCCGCAGGCCCTCCTGGTGCCGGCCGAGGGCGAGGCGCACCTCGTGCTGCGCGCCATGGACGCCAAGGGTGGGCACCACACCGCCACGCTCCCGCGCGAGCGGATCCACGGCTACCCCGAGCACTACGTCCACCGGCACGACATCCACCCCTGGGAGTGGATCGCCGCCACCGGGCGTGAGGTGGGCGCCCTGCCGGGGGGACGCGGCACGATCGCGATGGAGCTGGACGCCCACTTCTTCTCCCCGCGGGCCTACCTGGCCTTCGGGGCAACGCTGCCGGAGGCCGAGCTGGTCGACAGCCGGGAGCTGGTCAACTGGCTGCGGGTGGTGAAGTCGGACACCGAGATCGCCCTGCTCCGTGCGGCCGGCGAGGTCACGGTGCGCGCCATGACGGCGGCGATCGAGGCCCTGCGCGCCGGCCGCCGCCAGTGCGACGTGGTGGCGCAGATCCAGCACGCGCAGGCGCACGGGACCGAGGCGCTGGGGGGCGACTACCCGGCGATCGTGCCCATGCTGCCCAGCGGCGAGACCGCGGGCACGCCGCACCTCACCTGGGTGGAGGAGCCGCTGCGGCAGGGGGAGGCCACGACCGTCGAGCTGGCGGGCGTCCACCGGCGCTACCACGTGCCCCTCGCGCGCACGGTGAGCCTTGGCGCTCCCCCGCCGCGGCTCGCCCGCACCGCCGAGGGCACCGGCCTCGCGCTCGACGCCGCGCTGCGGACGATGCACCCGGGCGCGACCGCCGCCGACGTCCACGCCGCCTTCATCGCCGAGCTCACCCGGCACGGGCTCCGCAAGGACTCACGGATCGGCTACTCCATCGGGATCGGCTACCCCCCGGACTGGGGCGAGCGCACGGTCAGCCTGCGCGCCGAGGACCCCACCGTGCTGGAACCTGGCATGTGCTTCCACATGATCCTCGGGATGTGGATGGACGGCTGGGGCTACGAGACCTCGGAGTCGGTGCTCGTCACCGACGCCGGACCTGAACTGCTCGCACCCCTCGACCAAGGACTGGTGATCCACTGA
- a CDS encoding DUF881 domain-containing protein encodes MRLPRGHADPDPDPAASMALLEEVLDPPLGPGYHSAAQARTEQGLPASSGTRTWLMFGTTLVLGVLLTTAATTLRAPDPAEAAGRAQLVERIEEAERVGDERSLQVDALRAEVGELEQQALVADSGGSGEAIAAAAVSAGGVAVAGPGVRLTLHDADEPADDAPGEDAEPERINSRDLQLVVNGLWRAGAEAISVDGHRLTSTSAIRFAGQAIIVDFRGLTPPYDVLAIGPPEELMAELTTGATGAYLAEIDRQLGLTSDVSAAGEVTIGAADRLSTRVSSVVTGEPPTAPSPGGLPTAPSRGEEPR; translated from the coding sequence ATGAGGCTGCCCCGCGGTCACGCCGACCCCGACCCCGACCCCGCGGCGTCGATGGCGCTGCTGGAGGAGGTCCTCGACCCGCCCCTGGGTCCGGGCTACCACTCGGCGGCGCAGGCCCGGACCGAGCAGGGGCTGCCGGCCTCCTCCGGCACCCGGACCTGGCTGATGTTCGGCACCACGCTCGTCCTGGGCGTGCTGCTGACCACCGCCGCGACGACCCTGCGCGCGCCGGACCCGGCCGAGGCCGCCGGACGGGCCCAGCTGGTCGAGCGGATCGAGGAGGCCGAGCGCGTGGGCGACGAGCGCAGCCTGCAGGTGGACGCGCTGCGGGCCGAGGTGGGTGAGCTGGAGCAGCAGGCCCTCGTGGCGGACAGCGGCGGCTCCGGCGAGGCCATCGCCGCCGCAGCGGTCAGCGCCGGCGGCGTGGCCGTCGCGGGTCCGGGGGTCCGGCTGACGCTGCACGACGCCGACGAGCCCGCCGACGACGCGCCGGGGGAGGACGCCGAGCCGGAGCGGATCAACTCCCGCGACCTGCAGCTCGTCGTCAACGGACTCTGGCGGGCCGGTGCCGAGGCGATCTCGGTGGACGGGCACCGGCTCACGAGCACCTCCGCCATCCGCTTCGCCGGGCAGGCGATCATCGTCGACTTCCGGGGCCTGACCCCGCCCTACGACGTCCTGGCGATCGGACCGCCGGAGGAGCTCATGGCCGAGCTCACCACCGGGGCGACCGGGGCATACCTCGCGGAGATCGACCGCCAGCTCGGCCTCACCTCGGACGTGAGTGCCGCGGGCGAGGTCACCATCGGTGCGGCCGACCGGCTCTCGACCCGGGTGAGCAGCGTCGTCACCGGCGAGCCCCCGACCGCCCCGTCACCGGGCGGCCTGCCCACCGCCCCCTCCCGAGGCGAGGAGCCCCGATGA